A single region of the Gemella sp. zg-570 genome encodes:
- a CDS encoding MATE family efflux transporter produces MDNKNPLGYKSVGKLLKSMAIPAIIANVTNALYTIVDQIFIGQGVGYLANAATNISFPITTICLSIGVMVGIGTAANFNLYLGKEDRNSAEKVVGTSALLIIILGILIAFLVRIFLEPLMIIFGATPEILPYAMEFTKITTLGIPFYLFALGTNPLVRADRSPKYSMFAVMAGAIINLILNPIFIFVFKWGLAGSAWATVISQIISAIILVLYYKNFKSIKIKKENFKIKFSIVKSILSLGSASFIFQISTTIVQITTNNVLKIYGSESIYGSDTTIAIAGIVTKINTIFIAIVLGIVQGSQPIVSFNYGAKNYLRVRSVFKLVIKYSFAISLFLFLIFQIFPKEIISIFGQGSELYFEYGILYLRYYTFFIFINCIQIASTTFFPSIGKSKKGAAISLSKQLLVLFPLLIILPKFFGVKGVAYAVPISDLIAFAIATTVIYFEFKNMPKVDKI; encoded by the coding sequence ATGGATAATAAAAATCCTCTTGGATATAAATCTGTTGGAAAATTATTAAAATCTATGGCAATTCCAGCAATAATTGCTAACGTAACAAATGCTTTATACACTATTGTTGATCAAATTTTTATCGGTCAAGGTGTAGGATATTTAGCAAATGCTGCTACTAATATCTCATTTCCAATTACAACTATATGTTTATCAATAGGAGTTATGGTTGGAATAGGAACGGCTGCAAATTTTAATTTATATTTAGGAAAAGAAGACCGAAATAGTGCTGAAAAAGTTGTAGGTACTTCTGCATTACTTATAATAATTTTAGGAATATTAATTGCATTTTTGGTGAGAATATTTTTAGAACCCTTGATGATTATATTTGGAGCTACACCTGAAATTCTTCCTTATGCTATGGAATTTACAAAAATCACAACTTTGGGAATACCTTTTTATTTATTTGCACTAGGTACAAATCCCTTGGTAAGAGCAGATAGAAGCCCTAAGTATTCAATGTTTGCAGTTATGGCTGGAGCAATTATAAATTTAATATTAAATCCCATATTTATATTTGTCTTTAAGTGGGGGCTTGCTGGTAGTGCTTGGGCAACAGTAATATCACAAATTATTTCTGCAATAATATTAGTTTTATACTATAAAAACTTTAAGAGTATAAAAATAAAAAAAGAAAATTTCAAAATAAAATTTTCTATTGTAAAATCTATTTTATCATTAGGCAGTGCATCTTTTATTTTTCAAATTTCTACGACAATAGTTCAGATTACTACCAATAATGTTTTAAAAATATATGGTTCAGAATCAATATATGGTAGTGATACAACCATAGCAATAGCAGGAATAGTAACTAAAATAAATACGATATTTATAGCCATAGTGCTAGGTATCGTTCAAGGTTCTCAACCCATAGTAAGTTTTAATTATGGAGCAAAAAATTATTTAAGAGTAAGAAGTGTTTTTAAACTAGTTATAAAATATTCTTTTGCTATTTCATTATTTTTATTTTTAATTTTTCAAATTTTTCCAAAAGAGATAATTTCTATTTTTGGTCAAGGAAGTGAACTTTATTTTGAATATGGTATTCTTTATTTAAGATATTATACATTTTTTATTTTTATTAACTGTATACAAATTGCTTCGACAACATTTTTCCCTTCAATAGGAAAATCTAAAAAAGGTGCAGCGATATCTCTTAGTAAACAATTATTAGTTTTATTTCCCTTATTAATAATATTACCTAAATTTTTTGGAGTTAAAGGAGTTGCTTACGCAGTACCTATTTCTGATTTAATAGCTTTTGCAATAGCAACCACAGTAATTTATTTTGAATTTAAAAATATGCCT
- the deoC gene encoding deoxyribose-phosphate aldolase, translating to MNLNKYIDHTLLKANASEKEISKLCKEAKENNFFSVCVNGSFVEQCVKELRDSDVKVAAVVGFPLGAMTTQAKVFEARELVNLGASEIDTVINISKLKDKNFEYVEEEIKLIKEAIGKNILKVIIETCYLTDEEKVIACELALKANADFVKTSTGFGIGGATYEDVKLMKSVVKNNAKVKASGGVRDKIIAEKYIELGAERLGTSSSVDIINNKLSKSY from the coding sequence ATGAACTTAAATAAATATATAGACCACACATTGTTAAAAGCTAACGCATCAGAAAAAGAAATTTCTAAACTTTGTAAGGAAGCTAAGGAAAATAATTTTTTTAGTGTATGTGTAAATGGAAGTTTTGTTGAGCAATGTGTTAAAGAATTAAGGGATAGTGATGTTAAGGTTGCCGCAGTTGTCGGTTTTCCTTTAGGAGCTATGACTACTCAAGCAAAAGTTTTTGAAGCAAGAGAATTGGTAAATTTAGGTGCTAGCGAAATTGATACGGTAATAAACATATCTAAATTAAAAGATAAAAATTTTGAATATGTTGAAGAAGAAATCAAGTTAATAAAAGAAGCTATTGGCAAAAATATTCTAAAAGTAATTATTGAAACTTGTTATCTTACTGATGAAGAAAAAGTAATAGCCTGTGAATTAGCATTAAAAGCAAATGCAGATTTTGTTAAAACTTCTACTGGTTTTGGTATTGGAGGAGCAACTTATGAAGATGTAAAATTGATGAAATCTGTTGTAAAAAATAATGCCAAAGTTAAAGCAAGTGGTGGAGTTAGGGATAAAATAATAGCAGAAAAATATATAGAACTTGGTGCAGAAAGATTAGGTACAAGTTCTAGTGTAGATATAATTAATAATAAATTAAGTAAAAGCTACTAA
- a CDS encoding thymidine phosphorylase, whose product MRVVDIIDKKKKGISLTNKEIDFLLDSYFNEEIADYQMSAFLMAVYFKGMSDEELAYFTLKMRNSGDIITFENINKFLVDKHSTGGVGDKVTIVLSPILAALGMATTKLSGKGLSHTGGTIDKFSAIEDFKFSSTKEELVEIANKTGIGLMGYSDSIVPLDKKIYALRDVTSTVDSIPLIASSIMSKKLAIESDIIILDVKVGDGAFMKTVEDAKKLSNTMVVIGNSLGRKTIAMITNMEEPLGYAVGNSNELLEAIEALKGNWPNDLKEVVYEIIFQVLKYKKEVKTKIESDKIIDELINSGKALEVFRKFLYHSGVRKNIIDDYKNLPVAKYKFEILSNKSGYIHKIKAENIGKVAMIIGAGREKKEDNIDYSVGILLHKKVGDYVNEGEILAEICYNDKLKLDTSKSLVMDSYIIDNKEKKNLKTIIDIIE is encoded by the coding sequence TTGAGAGTTGTCGATATAATTGATAAAAAGAAAAAAGGAATAAGTCTTACTAATAAGGAAATAGATTTTTTATTAGATTCTTACTTTAATGAAGAAATAGCAGATTATCAAATGAGTGCATTTTTAATGGCAGTATATTTTAAGGGTATGAGTGATGAAGAATTAGCATACTTCACTTTAAAAATGAGAAATTCAGGAGATATAATAACTTTTGAAAATATTAATAAATTTCTTGTGGACAAGCATTCTACTGGTGGAGTGGGAGATAAAGTAACTATTGTATTATCTCCTATTTTAGCAGCACTTGGTATGGCAACCACTAAACTTTCAGGTAAGGGATTAAGTCATACTGGGGGTACTATTGATAAATTTTCTGCCATAGAAGATTTTAAATTTTCAAGCACTAAAGAAGAGTTGGTAGAAATTGCCAATAAAACTGGAATAGGTTTAATGGGATACAGTGATAGCATAGTTCCACTCGATAAAAAAATATATGCTTTAAGAGATGTAACATCTACTGTTGACAGCATACCTCTGATAGCAAGCAGTATTATGAGTAAAAAACTTGCTATTGAATCTGACATAATAATTTTAGATGTTAAAGTTGGCGATGGTGCTTTTATGAAAACTGTTGAAGACGCCAAAAAATTATCAAATACCATGGTGGTCATAGGAAATAGTTTGGGTAGAAAAACTATCGCCATGATAACTAATATGGAAGAGCCTTTAGGTTATGCAGTGGGTAATTCAAATGAATTATTAGAAGCTATAGAAGCACTAAAGGGCAATTGGCCAAATGATTTAAAAGAAGTTGTCTACGAAATAATTTTTCAAGTTTTAAAATATAAAAAAGAAGTTAAAACAAAAATAGAATCTGATAAAATTATTGATGAGTTAATTAATAGCGGCAAAGCCTTAGAAGTATTTAGAAAATTTTTATATCACAGTGGAGTTAGAAAAAACATTATAGATGACTATAAAAATTTACCTGTGGCAAAATATAAATTTGAAATATTATCTAACAAATCAGGATACATTCACAAGATAAAAGCAGAAAATATAGGTAAGGTAGCTATGATAATTGGAGCTGGTCGTGAAAAAAAAGAAGATAATATTGATTACTCTGTTGGAATTTTGCTACATAAAAAAGTTGGAGATTATGTAAATGAGGGAGAAATTCTAGCAGAAATATGTTATAATGATAAATTGAAATTAGATACTAGTAAATCTTTAGTTATGGATTCATATATTATAGACAACAAAGAAAAGAAAAATCTAAAAACTATTATAGATATAATTGAATAA
- the floA gene encoding flotillin-like protein FloA (flotillin-like protein involved in membrane lipid rafts), producing MPEAIFTGVIVIVCIIIISVFFTFFPLGLWISAIAAGVKVSIFTLVGMRLRRVVPSRVINPMIKAHKAGLEVTINQLESHYLAGGNVDRVINALIAAHRANIVSLSFERCAAIDLAGRDVLQAVQMSVNPKVIETPYIAGVAINGIEVKAKARITVRANIERLVGGAGEDTVIARVGEGIVSTIGSSGSHTVVLENPDRISKTILEKGLDAGTAFEILSIDILDVDIGQNIGANLQTEQAIADKNIAQAKAEQRRAMAVAQEQEMKARIQEMRAKVVEAEAELPLAMAKAFREGNLGVMDYMNYKNLEADTGMRDSIKKMSQEGMQENK from the coding sequence ATGCCAGAGGCAATTTTCACAGGTGTAATAGTTATTGTTTGTATAATAATTATTTCGGTATTTTTTACATTTTTCCCATTGGGATTATGGATTAGTGCAATAGCGGCTGGGGTAAAGGTAAGTATTTTTACTCTTGTTGGTATGAGATTGCGTAGGGTTGTTCCGAGTAGAGTTATAAATCCTATGATAAAAGCTCATAAGGCTGGTTTAGAAGTAACTATAAATCAACTTGAAAGTCATTATTTGGCTGGTGGTAATGTTGATAGAGTTATTAACGCCTTAATTGCAGCTCACAGAGCTAACATAGTAAGTTTATCATTTGAACGTTGTGCAGCCATAGACTTAGCAGGTAGAGATGTACTTCAAGCAGTTCAAATGAGTGTTAATCCAAAAGTTATAGAAACCCCATATATAGCTGGGGTAGCTATTAACGGTATAGAAGTAAAGGCTAAAGCACGTATAACTGTTCGTGCTAATATAGAAAGATTAGTCGGTGGTGCTGGAGAAGATACGGTTATAGCTCGTGTTGGGGAAGGTATCGTTTCTACTATCGGTTCATCAGGTTCTCACACAGTAGTGCTAGAAAATCCTGATAGAATTTCTAAAACAATTTTAGAAAAAGGTTTAGATGCAGGAACAGCTTTTGAAATATTATCTATTGATATTCTTGATGTTGATATTGGTCAAAATATAGGTGCAAATCTACAAACTGAACAAGCCATAGCTGACAAAAATATAGCTCAAGCAAAAGCAGAACAAAGAAGAGCAATGGCAGTAGCCCAAGAACAAGAAATGAAAGCTCGTATTCAAGAAATGCGTGCAAAAGTAGTTGAAGCAGAAGCTGAACTTCCTTTAGCAATGGCTAAAGCATTCCGTGAAGGTAATTTAGGAGTTATGGACTACATGAATTATAAAAACTTAGAAGCTGATACAGGAATGAGAGATTCAATAAAGAAAATGTCACAAGAAGGGATGCAAGAAAATAAATAG
- a CDS encoding NfeD family protein, with the protein MYIASDKLYLIDLVLLLLMFLSFCQQMFSKKFNMYGILSALSLAAYIAIHTVQSGINIFVLVLFIASILLIIAELFVPGGILGVFGTITLIYSIIEVNNESYTITFIIIISFIVSSIWCFINIYLFKNKFLFLNKLVLNEKITTDAGYVAKESDLTLINKELIAFTDLRPSGIAIFENEKYDVVTEGEFVEKGNKLIVIKVEGMRIIVRKK; encoded by the coding sequence ATGTATATTGCTAGTGATAAATTATATTTAATAGACTTAGTGCTTTTGCTACTAATGTTTTTAAGTTTTTGCCAACAGATGTTTTCTAAAAAATTTAACATGTATGGTATTTTATCAGCATTATCTTTAGCAGCATATATAGCTATTCATACAGTTCAATCTGGAATAAATATATTTGTTTTAGTTCTATTTATTGCTTCTATTTTGCTTATAATAGCAGAGTTATTTGTTCCTGGTGGTATATTGGGAGTATTTGGAACTATAACATTAATTTATTCTATAATTGAAGTTAATAATGAATCCTATACAATTACTTTTATAATTATAATTTCATTTATAGTGTCTAGTATTTGGTGTTTTATTAATATTTATTTGTTTAAAAATAAATTTTTATTCTTAAATAAACTTGTTTTAAATGAAAAAATTACAACAGATGCAGGCTATGTTGCAAAGGAAAGCGACCTAACTTTAATAAATAAAGAATTAATTGCTTTTACAGATTTAAGACCATCAGGGATAGCAATATTTGAAAATGAAAAATATGATGTTGTAACGGAAGGTGAGTTTGTAGAAAAAGGAAATAAATTAATTGTAATTAAAGTTGAAGGTATGCGAATAATAGTTAGAAAAAAATAA
- a CDS encoding MBL fold metallo-hydrolase yields MLYKISDNVYYSKHRFTYLEPAIGYVKGDKYSIMIDAGNSKEQIERFYEDLKSNNLPLPIYTVLTHHHWDHSFGATYINNTIISSKKTKSYLEEMSKWNWDYKSIDYRVEQNLETEFSANVMKKVYANKKIQIKIPDIAKISDFTINLGDNVVYFYANDNSHSDDALLIYVKKDRVLFLGDSHSKSYKTKPMSFDKIKLFNYIEFISQLDFEYAVPGHGNLYTKNKLIEELEKEYNNII; encoded by the coding sequence ATGTTATATAAAATTTCTGATAATGTATATTATAGTAAGCATAGATTTACTTATTTAGAACCAGCCATAGGTTATGTAAAAGGTGATAAATACTCAATAATGATAGATGCAGGTAATAGTAAAGAGCAGATAGAAAGATTTTATGAAGATTTAAAATCTAATAACTTGCCACTTCCTATCTATACAGTATTAACTCATCATCACTGGGACCACAGTTTTGGTGCAACCTATATCAATAACACTATAATATCTTCTAAAAAAACAAAAAGCTATCTTGAAGAGATGAGTAAATGGAATTGGGATTACAAGAGTATAGATTACAGAGTAGAACAAAATTTAGAAACAGAATTTAGTGCTAATGTAATGAAAAAAGTATATGCTAATAAAAAAATACAAATAAAAATTCCTGACATAGCAAAAATTAGTGATTTTACTATCAACTTGGGAGATAATGTTGTTTATTTTTATGCAAATGATAACTCTCATTCTGATGATGCATTATTAATTTATGTAAAAAAAGATAGGGTATTATTTTTGGGAGATAGCCATTCTAAAAGTTATAAAACTAAGCCGATGTCCTTTGATAAAATAAAATTATTTAATTATATAGAATTTATTAGTCAATTAGACTTTGAATATGCAGTTCCAGGACATGGAAATCTTTATACAAAAAATAAATTAATAGAGGAGTTAGAAAAAGAATACAATAATATAATTTAA
- a CDS encoding C39 family peptidase: MKKYLLAMPLLIFIILLFFTGETINDSNTEIKFNRDNIIGVKQPYPFLQREEDVNLDLKEYANENTKAKYIADNLYRLPLTYRKMLANNKDVTDYIYGYLNGSRVPYSQGETVGLGRNYPLYIQWDRRWGYNKLGETDISIGGCGPTVVAMLLSGELKDMSITPDVISEIEDKAGYFTPDGTSWGFFKYIARYYKMNYAEIPVNKNSIDKTLKQNKPIIASVKPGKFTTVGHIILIVGIDKDGNYIINDPNSLGRTLKPWSYDELKVELRALWSISK; the protein is encoded by the coding sequence ATGAAAAAATATTTACTTGCAATGCCACTACTGATTTTTATTATTCTACTATTTTTTACTGGAGAAACTATAAATGATAGTAATACGGAAATTAAATTTAATAGGGATAATATTATAGGAGTAAAACAACCCTATCCATTTCTACAAAGAGAAGAAGATGTAAATTTAGATTTGAAAGAATATGCTAATGAAAATACAAAAGCTAAGTATATCGCAGATAATTTGTATCGTTTACCACTAACTTATAGAAAAATGTTAGCAAATAATAAAGACGTTACAGATTATATATACGGTTATTTAAATGGCAGTAGAGTTCCTTATAGTCAAGGAGAAACGGTAGGACTTGGAAGAAATTATCCCCTATACATACAGTGGGATAGAAGATGGGGTTATAATAAATTAGGAGAAACTGATATTTCAATAGGGGGTTGTGGACCAACTGTTGTTGCCATGTTACTATCAGGAGAACTTAAGGATATGTCCATAACTCCTGATGTTATTTCTGAAATAGAAGACAAGGCAGGATATTTCACACCGGACGGAACTAGCTGGGGATTTTTTAAATATATAGCAAGATACTATAAAATGAATTATGCAGAAATACCAGTAAATAAAAATTCTATCGACAAGACTTTAAAACAAAATAAACCAATTATAGCTTCAGTAAAACCAGGAAAATTTACTACTGTAGGTCATATAATTCTTATAGTTGGTATTGATAAAGATGGTAACTATATTATAAATGACCCTAATTCTTTGGGTAGAACTTTAAAACCTTGGAGCTACGACGAATTAAAAGTAGAATTAAGAGCCTTATGGTCAATAAGTAAATAG
- a CDS encoding DMT family transporter, whose protein sequence is MRKRNNLTMGIICILISALGFALMSFFVKLSGDLPVTQKAFFRNLIAVLIAFLPIIKKHNSIVYPKGKKSWLVLFLRASTGTIGLLCNFYAVSHLHLADASVIQRLSPFVIIILSYFIFKENVSLLQMTTISLAFIGVVLVIKPSFENFMSLGALAGLGTAFFSGFAYTCVRYLGKKNISAEFIILFFSVFSCLATFPFMLVNFKEMSYYQIMILLFVGITGAIGQFGVTYAYKYSSANKISIFDYTQIIFSGTLGFIFFNEIPDFLSLLGYLIIIAMGFILTFYKR, encoded by the coding sequence ATGCGTAAAAGAAATAATCTTACCATGGGTATAATATGTATTTTGATTTCTGCGTTAGGTTTTGCTCTAATGTCATTTTTTGTTAAGTTATCTGGAGATTTGCCAGTTACACAAAAAGCATTTTTTAGAAATTTAATAGCGGTCTTAATAGCATTTCTTCCCATAATAAAAAAACATAATAGCATAGTATATCCCAAAGGAAAAAAGTCTTGGTTAGTTCTTTTTTTAAGAGCAAGTACAGGGACAATAGGTTTGTTATGTAATTTTTATGCAGTATCACATTTACATTTAGCTGACGCTTCTGTAATACAAAGGCTATCACCTTTTGTGATTATAATCTTATCGTATTTTATTTTTAAAGAAAATGTAAGTTTATTACAAATGACAACTATAAGTTTAGCTTTTATAGGTGTAGTACTCGTAATAAAACCCAGTTTTGAAAATTTTATGTCTTTAGGAGCCTTGGCAGGACTTGGAACAGCATTTTTCTCAGGTTTTGCCTACACTTGCGTTAGGTATCTAGGTAAAAAAAATATATCAGCTGAATTTATTATCTTATTTTTTTCTGTTTTTTCTTGTTTAGCTACTTTTCCTTTTATGCTGGTAAATTTTAAGGAAATGAGTTATTATCAAATTATGATTTTATTATTTGTAGGAATTACAGGAGCTATCGGTCAATTTGGAGTTACTTATGCCTACAAGTATTCTTCAGCAAATAAAATTTCAATATTTGACTACACACAAATAATATTTTCAGGAACTTTAGGATTTATATTTTTCAATGAGATACCAGATTTTTTAAGTTTATTAGGTTATTTAATTATAATAGCAATGGGTTTTATATTAACATTCTATAAAAGGTAA
- a CDS encoding DUF2130 domain-containing protein: protein MKDIKCPNCGESFNIDDNKYENIVTQIKNKEFTEELNSRIKQAEQHYKKDIELLEEKANNKIEKILTEKEADILSLKAVIESHEKDKELEIINAQKSLEEKIREQEKKILELEAKNKELFNEKEAEIKKLIESSDMKIALEVNKAILDKDKELSEYKNKLELQDIQNELSKKSLQEKFDIELRQKDEAIAFYKDFKAKQSTKMLGESLEQHCEIEFNKLRMTAFPNAVFEKDNDAKTGSKGDYIYREFDKLGIEIISIMFEMKNENDQTATKKKNEHFLKELDKDRNEKKCEYAVLVSMLESDNELYNNGIVDVSYQYPKMYVVRPQFFIPIITLLRNAALNSLEYKRDAAIMREQNIDIANFEEDLEKFKLSFSRNYQLASKKFKTAIDEIDKTISHLQKTKEALLSSDNNLRIANNKAEEITIKKLVRKNPTMKEKFDNLNKSKK from the coding sequence ATGAAAGATATAAAATGCCCCAACTGTGGAGAAAGTTTTAATATAGATGATAATAAGTATGAAAATATTGTAACCCAAATAAAAAATAAAGAATTTACTGAAGAATTAAATTCTCGTATTAAGCAAGCAGAACAACACTACAAAAAAGATATTGAACTATTAGAAGAAAAAGCCAATAATAAAATAGAAAAAATCTTGACAGAAAAAGAAGCGGATATCCTATCTTTAAAAGCAGTAATTGAAAGTCATGAAAAAGATAAAGAATTAGAAATTATAAACGCACAAAAATCACTAGAAGAAAAAATTAGAGAACAAGAGAAAAAAATATTAGAGTTAGAGGCTAAGAATAAAGAATTATTTAATGAAAAAGAAGCAGAAATTAAAAAATTAATTGAAAGTAGCGATATGAAAATAGCTTTAGAAGTAAATAAGGCTATCTTAGATAAGGATAAAGAACTATCAGAATATAAAAATAAATTAGAATTGCAAGATATACAAAATGAATTATCTAAAAAATCATTACAAGAAAAATTTGATATAGAATTAAGACAAAAAGATGAAGCAATAGCATTTTATAAAGATTTTAAGGCAAAACAATCTACAAAAATGCTGGGAGAAAGTTTAGAGCAACATTGTGAAATAGAATTTAACAAGTTGCGTATGACGGCTTTTCCAAATGCTGTATTTGAAAAAGACAATGATGCAAAAACAGGCAGCAAGGGTGATTATATTTATCGTGAATTTGACAAATTAGGAATTGAAATAATTTCTATTATGTTTGAGATGAAAAATGAAAATGACCAGACTGCCACTAAGAAAAAAAATGAACATTTTTTAAAAGAATTAGACAAGGATAGAAATGAAAAAAAATGTGAGTATGCTGTCCTAGTTTCTATGCTGGAATCAGATAATGAACTCTATAATAACGGAATAGTTGACGTATCTTATCAGTATCCTAAAATGTATGTGGTTAGACCACAATTTTTTATTCCGATAATTACACTTTTAAGAAATGCGGCACTTAATTCTTTAGAATACAAAAGAGATGCAGCTATAATGAGAGAACAAAATATAGATATAGCAAATTTTGAAGAAGATTTAGAAAAATTCAAGTTATCATTTTCTAGAAATTATCAATTAGCTAGCAAAAAATTTAAAACTGCAATAGATGAAATAGATAAGACTATAAGTCATTTGCAAAAAACAAAAGAAGCCTTGCTATCTTCAGACAATAATCTAAGAATAGCTAACAATAAGGCTGAAGAAATTACAATAAAAAAATTAGTAAGAAAAAATCCAACAATGAAAGAAAAATTTGATAATTTGAATAAAAGCAAAAAATAG
- a CDS encoding aspartate/glutamate racemase family protein, which produces MKVAVIAGTPIDTEFGENILKEAGYKDIIGIAVSNNPVEQTIFQAASDEYKELHINKILLSLKNKSCSNLFVYCNSLSGAVDFKKLAKKNAINVVTPLNVYEDMANKFNKVAVLAANAQGLAGIEKVMMTKNPNLVFIGFTFLEMVKSIEKKEDISKIARDFKFKELTELIELYKVEKIILGCTHFPYIEKELAKYTNIDILNPAKYMLTKLKER; this is translated from the coding sequence ATGAAAGTAGCTGTTATAGCAGGAACACCCATAGATACAGAATTTGGAGAAAATATTTTAAAAGAAGCTGGCTATAAGGACATAATTGGAATAGCTGTATCAAATAATCCGGTAGAGCAAACAATATTTCAAGCTGCAAGTGATGAATATAAAGAACTACATATAAACAAAATTTTATTGTCGCTAAAAAATAAGTCTTGCAGTAATTTATTTGTATATTGTAATTCTCTTAGTGGGGCTGTTGACTTTAAAAAATTGGCAAAGAAAAATGCTATTAATGTAGTTACGCCTCTAAACGTTTATGAAGATATGGCAAATAAATTTAACAAGGTTGCGGTATTAGCAGCCAATGCTCAAGGACTTGCTGGAATTGAAAAAGTTATGATGACTAAAAATCCTAATCTTGTATTTATAGGCTTTACTTTTTTAGAAATGGTAAAATCAATAGAAAAGAAAGAAGATATTTCTAAAATAGCAAGGGACTTTAAGTTTAAAGAATTGACTGAATTAATAGAATTATACAAGGTAGAAAAAATAATATTAGGTTGTACACATTTCCCTTACATAGAAAAAGAATTAGCAAAGTATACAAATATTGATATACTCAATCCTGCTAAATATATGTTGACCAAGTTAAAAGAAAGGTAG
- a CDS encoding GNAT family N-acetyltransferase — protein MSNIKIRMAKVSDSQELVNIYKYYVEETNITFEYDLPSVDEFSNRIKKILEKYPYLVAQKNGKIVGYTYANSFKERVAYDWSVELSIYVDVNEKGQGIGQMLYNKLLEILRKQNIVNVLSCITYPNESIIIFHEKNNFKKVAHFKKVGYKFGAWHDVVWYENSILNYKDKPEKVKWINEIKEFI, from the coding sequence ATGTCTAATATTAAAATTAGAATGGCAAAAGTTTCTGATTCTCAAGAATTAGTAAATATATATAAATATTATGTAGAAGAAACAAATATAACTTTTGAGTATGACCTGCCTAGTGTTGATGAATTTTCTAATAGAATAAAAAAAATTTTAGAAAAATATCCCTACCTAGTTGCCCAAAAAAATGGCAAGATAGTTGGCTACACTTATGCAAATTCTTTTAAAGAACGTGTTGCTTATGATTGGAGTGTAGAATTATCAATTTATGTTGATGTCAATGAAAAAGGGCAAGGTATAGGGCAAATGCTGTATAATAAATTACTAGAAATTCTTAGAAAACAAAATATTGTAAATGTATTATCTTGCATTACTTACCCCAACGAAAGTATCATTATTTTTCATGAAAAAAATAATTTTAAAAAAGTTGCTCATTTTAAAAAAGTTGGTTACAAATTTGGAGCTTGGCATGATGTTGTTTGGTATGAAAATTCAATACTAAATTATAAGGATAAGCCTGAAAAAGTAAAATGGATTAATGAAATAAAGGAGTTTATATAA